Part of the Novosphingobium sp. KA1 genome is shown below.
GATCCTTCATACGCCGCGCCTGGTCCGTCTTCAGGCCGCCATATTCCTTCCGCCAGCGATAATAGGTTTGCTCGCTGACCGCGATCCGGCGGCAGGCTTCAGCCGTGCTCGCTCCCTGCGCCAGCACAATCTCAACTTCACGCAGCTTGCCGATAATCTCTTCCGGCTTGTGCTTCTTGCTCGGCATTCATCGTCCCTTTCGTGGTCCAGACTATCATAGTCTCTGGGCCACTCAGCGGGGGGCAGGTCAGCACGTGCGTACAGCTCCGGATCACCTGCGGTCATCACTTTCAGGATTTGCTTTTTCTCGCGTAGATAGACTCGCGCGAACTCTGGGTCGTGCTCAAAGATCGACGCGCTGTTGCTTATCAGGTCAGCCAGCTTAACCGTTTGCGCTTCCGCTGAGATCGTACTTAGGCGCATGGCCTCAGCAGCTTTCCGCTGCGCTCGGTTTCCCTCCGTGCATTGGTCGGTCAGCTCGATGACCATGTCAGCGACATCAGAACCAAACTCACGCTCCACATCGTACCGTGTCACCAGGGTGTCTTCGATCGTGTCATGAAGTAGCGCGGTAGCTAACATCACATCTGTGTGGTGCGCTGCGGTCATTACAATGCCCATCACCTCCACTGGATGGTCGATATATGGCTCCCCAGTGTATTTGCGAACTTGTCCAACGCGACCATGGGCTTCAGTGGCGAAAGCCAATGCCCGTTCAACAAGTTCTGGTAAGCTTGACATCTCTCATTCTAAGCACATTGTTCTGCTTATCGCTAACTGAAAGGGCACTACATTTCCAGGTTTCGACGGATGTCCAGAAGTGCGATCGCTATTTGGGATCGCATTAACATACGGCGGCTATCATGGCTCTTATGTAGGCAATCGAAAGACGGCTATCGCGGCGGATGTGGCCACCACATAGATGCGTTCCGAATGTCCGGCTTCCTGATTTCGCGCTCCAAAGCGGACCGAGCAGAATATCCCAATCAAGGTAGCTCGATCAGCCGCCGCAGGGTTCGCATTGGCACCAGAGTGATCGCGCCGACCTTGATGGTCTCGATGTAACCGTCGGCGATCATCTGATAGAGCTTCGAGCGTCCGATCCCGGTCAAGCGGCAAGCTTCGGGAATTCGAACCGCCAAGGGTTCCGTCAGCGATTGATTGAGAAGTTCCTTTCCCATCGGCTCGGTCCGATCTTCATCCATCATTTCACTCCTTTGCCTGAGTTGGAGTTCCCAGCCGTCCTTTCGCCTCCACTTCTTGCAGCCTGCTCCGCAACCAGCCGGACGAAAGCGCACCACCTTTCCCTCTCAGATCGTCCCAAACGCTCGGAAATATGGCTGAATTCTGCCATTCTTGAGCCTCTCCGGTCTAAGAGTGTGTCAGGCAGTTCCAGGCCATCTTGAGCAAAATGGGGCCACGAAATGGCACCAAAACCTCCTTGAGAGTCCTGCCTTATACGCTTTGTCCCCAGACTTTGCGTTGCGGCCAGACTTTGCGTTGCGGCCAGACTTTGCGTTGCGGATTGTAGTATCAGTCAGCGCCATGTGGGGGCCGGTGGTGTCGGGGTCTTGCGAGGCCGCCTAATTAGGCCCCCATCTTGCGCGACTGCTGAAAGCCAGCGATCGCCCTGAAAATAGCGAAAATCAAAGGATTTTTCAATCAACTGCGGCCTGCGCCGGACAGGATTTTGGAGCGGGTGAGGGGAATCGAACCCCCGTATTCAGCTTGGGAAGCTGCTGCTCTACCATTGAGCTACACCCGCATTCCGGTTGGTCGGCCGGTTTCCAGACAGGTGTCCCCGCCGGAGCCGCGCATTGCCACGCGGGGCGCCGGTCCGTCAATACGGCGATGCACATCAATTCGCCTCGCGCGATACAATTCCTCCTCGCTGCCATGGCGCTTTGAACACATGTTCAGCAATTTTCGTTGACTGTGTTTTCGCCGCCCGCCAGCCTGTGCCTGTGAAAGCGGCCGCAAGGTGCCGCGCGGGTGGAGCGGAGAAGCCATGTCGGGACAGCTTGCAGGAAAGGTCGCGCTTGTTACCGGCGCGTCGTCGGGGATCGGGGCGGCGGCGGCGTTGTGCCTTGCCGAAGCGGGCGCCCGGGTCGTCGTCTGTGCCCGGCGGACCGCGCGGCTGGCAGGACTGGTCGCGCAGATCGAGGCGGCGGGCGGTGCCGCGCTGGCGATCCCGGGGGACATGACCCTTGAGGACGATGCGCGCGGCGCGGTCGAGAAGACGGTCGCCGCATTCGGGCGCATCGACATCCTGATCAACTCGGCCGGGATCATGGAGGCGGGCGGGATCGAGAACTGCGATACCGCGATCTATCGGCGGGTGATCGACATCAACCTGATGGGCACCGTCTACACCAGTGCCGCTGCCGTGCCGCACATGCTGGCGCAGGGCGGCGGCGACATCATCACCATCTCCTCGCTCGCCGGGCGCAAGGGCGGGCCGATGACCAGTGCCTATTCGGCGAGCAAGCACGCGGTGAACATGATGACCGACGGCATGCGGCAGGAACTGGGCGGGCGGAACATCCGTGTCACCACGCTGATGCCGGGGGCGACCGAGACGGAAGTGGCGGATTCGATCAGCGACCCGCGGTGGCGCAGTGCGATCAAGGCCCATGTGAGCAAGGACGGTGCGGTGCAGCCGCGCGACATCGGCGAGGCCGTCGTCTTTATCCTCGCCATGCCGCGCCGGACCAATATCTCCGAGATCGCGATTCGCCCGACCATCGATACCAGCGCCTGAGGGGAGTACGATCATGGGAAGACTGCAGGACAAGGTCTGCATCATCACCGGCGCGGGGTCGGGCATGGGCCGGGCGATGGCCGAACTGTTCCATGGCGAGGGGGCGCGGCTGGTGCTGGCCGACATCTCGGGCAAGCAGGACGACGTGGCGGCTGAACTCGGCGGCGAGGCGCTGGGCGTGCAGTGCGACGTTTCCGATGAGGCTCAGGTGCAGGCGATGGTCGGCGCCGCGCAGGAGCGTTTCGGCCGGCTCGACGTGCTGTGCAACAATGCCGGGTTCGGCGGGGCGATGGCGCCGCTGCACAGGCAGTCGCTGGAGACATGGGACCGGGTCCATGCCACCAATTTGCGCGGTGCGTTCCTCGGCATGAAATACGGTATCATCGCCATGCTGGAGAGCGGCGGCGGGGCGATCGTGAACACGACGTCGGCGTCGGGCGTGGTCGGCTGGAAGCATCATGCGGTCTATGGCGCTGCCAAGGCGGGGGTGAACCAGCTGACGAGGGCGGCGGCCCTCGACTATTCGGACCGGGGCATCCGGGTGAACGCGATCGCGCCCGGCACGGTGTGGACCGGGCTGGTGGAAGCCTCGAAGATCCATGCCGAGCCGCCGGCGGAATTCCCGGTGCTGGCGGGCATCCCGATGGGGCGCTGGGGGCTGGCAAGGGACATCGCCCAGGCGGCGCTTTATCTCGCCAGCGACGAGGCGGCTTACGTGACCGGTGTGGTGCTGCCGGTCGACGGCGGCTACTCGATCGGCTTTTCGGGCATGGGGGCCGAGCGACCGGGGATCGCCAGCGCGGATCCGGCCTGATCGGATCGGGGGGCTTCGACAGGCTCGCCATGTGCGGGTGGGGAGGGAAGGGCGGTTTTGGGTGGCTAGCAGCCGTTCGGCGTCGGTGATAGCTTGGGCTAATGGCCGACCGCTACGAGCCCACTTCTAACTTTCTGAAGGCGGTGATCGCTGAGGAGGTGCCGCTTTCCGGCACAGCCTTCGCCGACGCGAACATGCGGCAGCTAGTCGCGATGACGCAAGACGGTGACCTCTCTAATCGTGACTGGGCGACGATGCTTTTGGCATCAGAAGAAGCCGATACGCCCGAAATCCGGGAGGCACTGTTGTCAGCCGCCAACGATGAAAATGACGTCGTAAGAGCGGAGGCGCTACTCGGTCTAGCCAAGCGCGATCGGACGCTGGCGCTGCCATTCGTTCTGAAAGCACTATCGGGCGAACAGGCGAGCGTGCCCGTGTTCGAGGCCGCCGAGTTGATCGCTGATCCCGTTCTGGTGGAGGTGCTCCGACCTTGGACTGAGCCATCGGATGATGTGTGGCTCGATCAGCTCATCCTGAACGCCTTGGTAGCCTGCGAAAAAGGCACTCAAACCGCTTAGTTGATGGATGTCCGCAACGGGGCACAAACCGAACTCTCGAACGAGACCACGCGGCGTGATAGGCGCGGCATCGATCCGTTTCCTCACCCCGCCTTTCGGCCCATTCCCTCCGGTGAGGATCCGCATCGGGGCCGCCGCGAGTTCCCCCCGGATTCGCGGCAAGGCCATGGATGCGTGGCGGATCGATGCCGCGTTCCGGCGGTGCCGGAGAGCTGGAAATCCAGCCTGACCGGAACACTGGAACGAACCCGCCAGTTCGCGCCAGAACGGTTCGCCAAGAACCTGTCCCGATCGAAACGCTTTTGCTGTCCTCGGCCCATGCCTCCCTGAGAGCAATGGCCGGGGGAAATCCGGGGCGGGTGGTTCACGGCGCCCGCCCCGGATAGCGCCCTTATCGCACCTTGCACGGCTGAAAAGCGTGAGCCAGATCACGCTCCGGCGGGCAATCGGGTCTCCTTTGATCGGGCCTCCTTTTACGGGATCAGCGGCGGGTTTCGACGGTGACGCCGCCGGTCATGATCGTTTCGGCGGCTCCGGTCAGCACGTCCATCGGGAAAACCGGTGCCGCCGCGCTCACGGCATCGAGGCGGGCGAGGTGCTCGGCAGGCAGGGTCACCTCCAGCGCGCCGAGGTTGTCCTCAAGCTGGGCCGGGGTGCGTGCGCCCAGCACCGGGGCGGCGACATCGGGATGGGCGAGCAGCCAGGCCAGCGCCACTTGCGCCGCGGTGCAGCCGATCTCCCGCGCCACGTCGGCGGTCGCGGCCGCGACGGCGAGAGTGCGCTCGCTCAGCCGCCCGGTCGCGAGGTTGATCGCCTTGCGCGAGGTCATGGCCGCGTCCGCAGGGGCGGCAAGGTCGGCATCGCCGTACTTGCCGGTCAGCACCCCGCCGCCCAGCGGTGACCAGGGGCAGACGCCGAGCCCCATCTCGCGCGCCATCGGGATCAGTTCGCGCTCGACCGTGCGCTCGATCAGGTTGTGCTGGATCTGCAAGGCGCAGAACGGCGTCCAGCCCCGCAGTTCGGCGATCGCCTGCATGCGGCTGGCCTGCCATGCCGGGGTATCGGAAAGGCCGATGTAGAGCACCTTGCCGCTGCGCACGAGATCGTCGAAGGCACGCAGGATCTCGTCCACCGGCGTGCGGAAGTCCCACATGTGGAGGTAGAGCAGGTCGATCCATTCGGTCTGCATCCGCGTCAGCGAGGCCTCGACCGAGCGCACCATGTTGCGCCGTGAATTGCCTGCGGCATTGGGATCGCCGGGGCTGGTGCTGAGCGAATACTTGGTGGAGATCACCAGCCTCTCGCGCCGGTTGCCGAGGATCTGGCCCAGCAGCCGTTCGGAGCCGCCCATCTGGCCGTAGAAGTCGGCCGTATCGACGAAGTTGCCGCCGCGATCGGCATAGATGTCGATCATGCGTGCCGCTTCCTCGTCGCTTGAACCCCAGGCGCCGGGACCGACGCCGAAGGTCATGGTGCCGAGGCAGAGCGGCGAGACGCGCAGGCCCGAACGGCCAAGCAGGCGGTAATGATCGAGTTGGGTCGGCACGGGGGCGCTCTCCTTTGCCGCCTGTCTGGCGGCTACCGGGAGGCGCGGCCAGACAGGCGGGGCAGGCCTGCGGCCAGAGGCAAGCGGGATTGCCTGCGGGGCCTTCGCGGCCTAGCAGATGACCATGAACGCGCCCCAGAAGACGACGATGCAGATCGCCCAGGTCGACCCCTTCCACGCCATGGCCATCGGCCGCCTTGCCTATGAATTGCAGGCCGAGGGGCGCGATGTGATCCACATGGAATATGGCCAGCCTTCCACCGGAGCGCCGGCCGCCGCCATCGCCGCCGCGCACAAGGTGCTGGACAGTGATCCGGGGGGCTATTGGGAAAGCCCGGCGCTGCTGGAACGCATCGCCCGGCACTATGCCGAGGCTTACGGCGTCACTCTCGACCGCGAGCAGGTGATCCTGACTTGCGGCGCCTCGCCCGCTTTCGTGCTGGCGCTCAGCAGCCTCTTCGCGCCGGGCGCGCGGGTGGCTCTGGCGCGGCCGGGCTACGTTGCCTACCGCAATACGCTGAAGACGCTCTATCTGGAGCCGGTGGAGATGCCTTGCGGCCCGGCCGAGCGCTATCAGGTGACGGCCGCCGCGCTCGATGCGCTCGATCCGGTGCCCGATGGCCTCATTCTCGCCAGTCCCGCCAATCCCACCGGCACCGTGATCGCGCCTGAGGAACTGGCGGCCATCGCCGAAGTCTGCCGCCGCAAGGGCATCCGCGTGGTCTCCGACGAGATCTATCACGGCCTGACCTACGGCGATGCTGCACAATCCACCTTGCAGCATCTGCCCGAGGCGGTGGTGGTCAACAGCTTCTCGAAATACTACTCGATGGCGGGCTGGCGGCTCGGCTGGCTGGTGGTGCCGCCCGAGGTGGTGACGGCGGCGCGCGCGCGGATGAGCAACCTGTTTCTCACGCCCTCGGTGCTGGCGCAGCATGCGGGCCTGATCGCCATGGACGAGACGGCGGAACTCGAAGGCCATCTGCACACTTATGCACGCAACCGCGAACTGCTGCTGGCGGCGCTGCCGCGCCTTGGCCTCAGCGAGATCGCGCCGCCCGACGGGGCCTTCTACATCTATGCCGACATCGGCCACCTGACCAATGACAGCCTGGCGTTCTGCCGCCAGCTTCTGCGCGACACCGGCGTCGCCACCGCGCCGGGCGTCGATTTCGATCCCGTCGATGGTCATCGCCATTTCCGCATGAGTTTCGCGGTGTCGACGCCGCGGATCGAGCAGGCGATCGAACGCATGGCGGAATGGTTCGCGAAGCGTTGAGGGGGTAAACGTCGGCGCAAGGCTTCGGCCTTGTGCTGATTCTTCGCGATTTGAAGATTTGTCGAACTGGAGCGGGCGAAGGGATTCGAACCCTCGACCCCAACCTTGGCAAGGTTGTGCTCTACCCCTGAGCTACGCCCGCTCTGGCGTTCAAGACGTTCGGGACACGTCGGAAATCTCGTATGCGAACTGGAGCGGGCGAAGGGATTCGAACCCTCGACCCCAACCTTGGCAAGGTTGTGCTCTACCCCTGAGCTACGCCCGCTCGGCGTTCGAGACATTCCGGACAAGCCGAAAATCCCGTATGTGAACTGGAGCGGGCGAAGGGATTCGAACCCTCGACCCCAACCTTGGCAAGGTTGTGCTCTACCCCTGAGCTACGCCCGCTCGACGTTCAAGACCTGCTGGAGTGACCGGCAGGTCCGGGGTGAGGCGGCCGACTAGCAGCGCTTTTGGGGGTCGGCAAGAGCTAATTTGAAAGAATCGCACGAAGACCGGCAAGAAGCCCATAAACCCTTCACAAATCGGTCGCGAAGGCCGATCTAGTGCCCTCGAACTTCTTTACATACGCATTCACGGGAGCACGAATCTTGGCCAGCATGGGTCTCAACCTCGACGAACAGAAGGCGGTGGACCGCTTCCGCCAGTCCGTGGCCGAACCGTCGATGACAAAGCTGGTGATCCTCGATTTCTGGGCGGAATGGTGCGGCCCCTGCAAGGCGCTGACGCCGGTGCTGGAAAAGGTCGCCGCCGAATATGCCGACAAGGGCGTGGTGCTTGCCAAGCTGAATGTCGACGAGGAACAGTTCATCGCCAGCCAGTTCCAGGTCCGCACGATCCCCACGGTCTACGCGATCTTCCAGGGCCAGCCGGTGGCCGACCTGACCAACGCGCGCACCGAATCGCAGCTCAAGCAGATGCTCGACCAGCTGCTCGCCAAGCTGCCGGTCCAGACCGGGGCCGAACCGGCGCAGGACATCGCGCCGCTGATCGCCATGGGCGAGGAAGCGCTGGCCGAGGGCGACGGCGAACGCGCGGCCTCGATCTTCATGCAGATCCTCGAGATCGCGCCGGACAATGGCGAAGTGATCGCCGGTCTCGTGCGCGGCCTCGTCGCCGCCGGGCGAATCGAGGAAGCGGAACAGATCCTCGCCAGCCTCGAGCCGGAACTGGCTGCCGATTCGCACCTCGAACGCGCGCGTTCGGCACTGGCGCTGGCCAAGGACAAGCCAGAGGACAGCGAACTCGCCGCCCTGCGCGCCGCCGCTGCCGCGCGCCCCGAGGACATGGAGGCGCAGCTTGCCTTCGCCAACGCTGCCTTTGCGGCCGGTGAGCGCGACGATGCCGCTGCCACCCTGCTCGCCATGGTCGCCGCCGACCGCGAATGGAACGAAGGCGCCGCCCGCGCCAAGCTGCTGCAGATCTTCGAGGCGGTCGGTCTGGAAGACCCCTGGGTTTCGGCCACGCGCCGCAAGCTCTCCACCGTCCTGTTCGGCTGAGCGGAGCGGCGCCCGTGCGGATCACCATCTTTCCCCTGCCGGGCGCCGTCCTCTACCCGGGGCTGCAACTGCCGCTCCACATCTTCGAGCCGCGTTACCGCTCGATGGTGAGCGACGCCCTCGCACGCGATCGCCGCATCGGCATGATCCAGCCGCAGCGCCCGGTGGAAGGCGCGCCGCTCTACGCGGTAGGGTGCCTTGGCCGGATCGGCGACGTCGAGGCGCTGGAAGACGGGCGCTTCAACATTATCCTCGAAGGCGAATCGCGCTTTCGGGTGCTGCGCGAACTCGATGTGACCACGCCCTTCCGCCAGATCGAGGCGGAACTGCTGCCGGACGACGGCGATGAAGTGCTGGCTGCCATCGAGCGCGCCAGTTTCGAACGCGAGGCGCGGCGATTCGCCGATGCGCAGGGCTACGCGGTGGACTGGGAGCAGGTGGCGCGGCTGGATGACCAGTCGCTGATCAACGGAGTCTCGCAGATCGCGCCGTTCGATGCGGCGGCGAAGCAGGCGCTGCTGGAGGTTTCCGGTCTGCGCGAGCGGTGTGAGCTCTTGGTGCAACTGATGCAGTTCTTCGGGCGCCGAACGGATGATGACGATGAGGATGGGGTGACGTTGCAGTAAGGGAAGAAGGGAAGTCCTGGGGGATGATCCTCCAGACCCGCATAATGTCTCCGTTTCGCCCTGCGCTATCCGTTCCGCCCCCCTTGCTGCGCAGCCAATAAGTCTCCCGACGCCACCATGGGCGCGCAACGGTGCTGGTCCGCGTGACCTAGACGGTACTGGGGGTGCAGGGGGGCTATGCTCCCCTGCTTTATCCCTTGTCCTTCTTCCTCAACACGCCACGACGTTGATCGCCAGCCCGCCCTGGCTGGTTTCCTTGTACTTGCTCGACATATCGAGCCCGGTCTGCCGCATCGTCTCGATCACCTGGTCGAGCGACACGCGCGGCGTCTCCCCGGCGTGGAGCGCCAGCTTCGCCGCGTTCACGGCCTTCACCGCGGCGATGGCATTGCGTTCGATGCAGGGGATCTGCACCAGCCCGCCGACCGGATCGCAGGTGAGGCCGAGGTTGTGCTCCATGCCGATTTCCGCTGCCGCGCAGACTTGCACCGGGGTGCCGCCCCAGACCGCCGCGAGGCCCGCTGCCGCCATCGAGCAGGCAACGCCCACTTCGCCCTGACAGCCCATCTCCGCACCGGAGATCGAGGCGCGCTGCTTGTAGAGCAGGCCGATGCCGGCAGCGGTGAGCAGGTAGCGACGCGCCTTGAAAGGGATCGCGGTATTGCCGTCGCTGCAATACTGCCGCAGCAGCGAGGGCACGATACCCGCCGCGCCATTGGTCGGCGCGGTGACGACGCGGCCGCCGCTGGCGTTTTCCTCGTTCACCGCCATGGCGTAGAGGTTCAGCCAGTCCATCAGCGTTTCCGCCTGATTGTCCTGCGGGCGGGCGATCAGCTTCTGGTGAATGGCGCGGGCACGGCGGCGAACCTTGAGCGCTCCGGGCAGGTGGCCTTCCTTGGTGAGCCCCTGATCGATGCACAGGTTCATGGCATCGGCAATCACGTCGAGCCCGGCGAGTGTCTCTGCCTCGGGGCGCCGCGCGGCTTCGTTGGCCATCATGACTTCGGCGATGTCGAAGCCGCTTTCTGCGCAGACCGCCAGCAGTTCGGCGCCTGAGGTGAAGGGGAAGCGGACCGGCGGGCCGTGGACCACCTGATCGTCGGGCGCAGGCTGTTCGAGCTGGTGGCGGCTGGAATAGAAGCCGCCGCCGGTCGAGAAATACTCGCCGCGCGCCAGTTCCTCGCCCGCGGCGTCCCATGCCGTCAGCACCATGCCATTGGGGTGGAGATCGGGGATATGGTCGAAATCGAGGATCAGGTCGCCTTTGCAGTCGAACGCGATCTCGTGACGGCCCAGCAGCGTGATCCGGCCGCTGGCGCGCACTTCGGCAGCGGCAGCGTGCGCCTGCGCAGGCTCTGCGGTTTCGGGTTCGAAGCCGATCAGGCCCATCAGGCAGGCATCGGGGGTGCCGTGGCCTTCGCCGGTCAGCGCCAGCGAGCCTTGCAGATCGACGCGGACGCGGGTGATCGCGTCAAGCTGTCCACTGGCCTCTATGCCTTGAAGGAAGCGCATGGCGATGCGCATCGGGCCGACGGTGTGCGAACTGGACGGGCCAAGGCCGATACGGAACAGGTCGAGCGCGGAAATCACGGCTGGAACTCACAGGCGGGAAGGGTGGTCACGGGGGCTACGCTCTTGCGTTATTATTTTGAAGCCGCGTGGATGAAGCCAGATAGGCTGGGATGCAATGGGCCCGCGGACTAAATCCCGGCATACCAGGCGTATCGGCCGTTATCCTCCCAATATCCGCCTTTGCCGCCGTAGATCCCGGCGAGCGCGGCGACCGCCTCGATCCGGGTGACGAACTTGGCGTGCTTGTAGCCCAGTTGCCGCTCTACCCGCAGGCGTAGCGGGGCGCCGTGCTGTTCTTCCAGCGGCTGGCCGTTCATCGCCCATGCCAGGATCGTCTGCGGGTGGAAGGCGTCCACCAGGTCGATCGATTCGTAATAGGGCCTCCCGCCGTAGAGATCGGCGCAATGGAACACGAGATAGCGCGCCTCCGGCCGTAGCCGCGCGAGATCGAGCAGGGCAGCAAGGCGCGGGCCGGTCCACTTGCCGATCGCGCTCCATCCCTCGACGCAGTCGTGGCGGGTGATCTGGGTGCGCTGGGGGAACTGCTTGAGCGCGGTCAGCGGCAGCATGAGGGGATGCGTGACCAGTCCGTCCACCCGCAGCGCCCACCGCGAAAAACCCTGCGCGAAATGGGTGCGGTAGACCGGATCGGCGACGGCAAGGCTGCCGTTGGCGCGGAAGGTGGGCGACATTTGCGATTCGGCGAACTCGCGGGCCAGCGCATCGCCGGCAAGGCCGCGCTGGGTCACGCGGTGGAGGTCTTCCGCCTGCCCCAGAAAATCGAGCACCTTGGGATCGCGCGTCAGCCGGTCGCAGCCGGAAAGCAGCAGCCCGCCCGCGCCCACCGCACCCGCCTGAATCAGTCGCCGCCGCGAGAGGATCAACTTGCTCACTGCTCCTTCTCCCTTGGCAGGCGATACCAGCCCGTCACCATCGCGCGCAGTTCGTTGAACGGCCCGGCCAGCACGACCATGGCGATGTGGACGATAAAGAAGCCCACCAGAGCAAATGCGCAAAGGAAGTGGATCGAGCGCGCCGTTTGCCGCCCCCCGAACACTTCCGTCACCAGCGGCGCCCACGCATCGGTGCCGGGCGAAAGGGCGAGGCCGGTCAGGATCATCAGCGGCAGCAGGCTGAACAGCACTGCGGCATAGGCGATCTTCTGAAGCGTGTTGTAGCGCAGCGCCGCCGCCCCGGTGGGCAGGCGCAGCCGCGCGTGGTCCCGCGCTTCCAGCCAGACATGCCGCAGCCGCCATTCGCGGCGCGTGATATGAATGTCGCGCTGGATATGCCGGTTCACGAGCGACCAGATCAGATAGGCCGCCAGACCCAGCGAGAGCACCCAGGCGAAGGCCAGGTGCCATGTCCGCGCATCGGCAAGGCTGTAGGCCGAGGGGATCGTCGCCCAATAAGGAAAGGCGCGGCGGTGCGGGGTGCCGTCGGGGTCTTTCCAGTAGCCGAGCAGGCCGGTCGTCTCGACGCGGTGGCCGGCCACTTGCAGATAGCCATATTCATACGTGCCGATCCGCGCGGAGCCGATCTTCAGCCACGGCGCATCGAAATTCGCGCCATATTCACCCCAGCAGAGCCGGGCATGGGCGTTAAAGATCATCAGCCCGCTCATCAGCATGATCAGCAGCGTGACCGCATTGGTCCAGTGCCAGAGCCGCGTCGAGAGCCGGTGGCGCTTCACCAGATCGCCGCCTTGCGGATGAGCCTCTTGCGCGGGAGAGGGTTCGGCGGGCGGGGCGATGTCGCTCATGATCCCAGTTCGCCTCGCCCTTGCCATCGGTTACAGCCCGATTCTACGCGCCGAGCAGATGCAGCGCCACCTGCCGCCGGTGCGCCATGCGGCGGTGCTCGGCCAGATAGATGCCTTGCCAGGTTCCCAGCGCCATCTGCCCGCCGATCACCGGAATCGACAGGTTGACGCCGGTCAGAGTCGCCTTGAGGTGCGCGGGCATGTCGTCCGGCCCCTCGTCGTCATGGGCATAGTGCGGGCCTTCCGGCGCGATGCGGTCGAGCCAGGCGACCAGATCGCCGCGCACCTCGCGCGCGGCATTCTCCTGAATCAGCAGCGAGGCGGACGTGTGGCGGCACAGCAGCGTCAGCAGCCCCTCGCCGATGCCGCTTTCGCGCTGCCACCCGGCAATCGCCCGCGTGATATCGGTAAGGCCCCGGCCAGGGGTGTCGAACGTGAGGATGGTGGTCGCCTGTTTCATCGCATCGGCATCCTGATCCCGGGCGGCGCGGCGATCAAGTCGCGGCTTCGAGCGTGATTATGTCTCATTTCAGCAACAGCGAACGGCAACAAAGACCGATAATTTCTCGCTTGACCTAATGGGAAAGGGGTGAAACACAGCATGGTTTAGAGGCTTCCATGTATGTTTACAGAGGCGGCGTCGAACCCTTGGAAATCGTGGATTCCTGCGGCTTTTGCCCTCTCTTGCGATGCCCCCGGCCGGTCCGGGCAGGCACTTTTTGTCCCATCATCCGCGCAGAGGCGATTGATCTAGCCATATCTGCCGCGTATTGCCGCGCTCGGCGACGGGCCGGCAGACCGGCACGGTGTCTGTCGTCCGCAAGGATCGTTCGGTCGCTGGATATGCCGGAAATCGGCGCATTCACACGGCTTCCGGACGGCCGCGAGATGAGCCCGGACAATCACCGGGCCGCTCGGG
Proteins encoded:
- a CDS encoding aldo/keto reductase; this translates as MPTQLDHYRLLGRSGLRVSPLCLGTMTFGVGPGAWGSSDEEAARMIDIYADRGGNFVDTADFYGQMGGSERLLGQILGNRRERLVISTKYSLSTSPGDPNAAGNSRRNMVRSVEASLTRMQTEWIDLLYLHMWDFRTPVDEILRAFDDLVRSGKVLYIGLSDTPAWQASRMQAIAELRGWTPFCALQIQHNLIERTVERELIPMAREMGLGVCPWSPLGGGVLTGKYGDADLAAPADAAMTSRKAINLATGRLSERTLAVAAATADVAREIGCTAAQVALAWLLAHPDVAAPVLGARTPAQLEDNLGALEVTLPAEHLARLDAVSAAAPVFPMDVLTGAAETIMTGGVTVETRR
- a CDS encoding SDR family NAD(P)-dependent oxidoreductase: MGRLQDKVCIITGAGSGMGRAMAELFHGEGARLVLADISGKQDDVAAELGGEALGVQCDVSDEAQVQAMVGAAQERFGRLDVLCNNAGFGGAMAPLHRQSLETWDRVHATNLRGAFLGMKYGIIAMLESGGGAIVNTTSASGVVGWKHHAVYGAAKAGVNQLTRAAALDYSDRGIRVNAIAPGTVWTGLVEASKIHAEPPAEFPVLAGIPMGRWGLARDIAQAALYLASDEAAYVTGVVLPVDGGYSIGFSGMGAERPGIASADPA
- a CDS encoding helix-turn-helix domain-containing protein, encoding MMDEDRTEPMGKELLNQSLTEPLAVRIPEACRLTGIGRSKLYQMIADGYIETIKVGAITLVPMRTLRRLIELP
- a CDS encoding HD domain-containing protein is translated as MSSLPELVERALAFATEAHGRVGQVRKYTGEPYIDHPVEVMGIVMTAAHHTDVMLATALLHDTIEDTLVTRYDVEREFGSDVADMVIELTDQCTEGNRAQRKAAEAMRLSTISAEAQTVKLADLISNSASIFEHDPEFARVYLREKKQILKVMTAGDPELYARADLPPAEWPRDYDSLDHERDDECRARSTSRKRLSASCVKLRLCWRRERARLKPAAGSRSASKPIIAGGRNMAA
- a CDS encoding SDR family oxidoreductase produces the protein MSGQLAGKVALVTGASSGIGAAAALCLAEAGARVVVCARRTARLAGLVAQIEAAGGAALAIPGDMTLEDDARGAVEKTVAAFGRIDILINSAGIMEAGGIENCDTAIYRRVIDINLMGTVYTSAAAVPHMLAQGGGDIITISSLAGRKGGPMTSAYSASKHAVNMMTDGMRQELGGRNIRVTTLMPGATETEVADSISDPRWRSAIKAHVSKDGAVQPRDIGEAVVFILAMPRRTNISEIAIRPTIDTSA
- a CDS encoding tetratricopeptide repeat protein, with product MGLNLDEQKAVDRFRQSVAEPSMTKLVILDFWAEWCGPCKALTPVLEKVAAEYADKGVVLAKLNVDEEQFIASQFQVRTIPTVYAIFQGQPVADLTNARTESQLKQMLDQLLAKLPVQTGAEPAQDIAPLIAMGEEALAEGDGERAASIFMQILEIAPDNGEVIAGLVRGLVAAGRIEEAEQILASLEPELAADSHLERARSALALAKDKPEDSELAALRAAAAARPEDMEAQLAFANAAFAAGERDDAAATLLAMVAADREWNEGAARAKLLQIFEAVGLEDPWVSATRRKLSTVLFG
- a CDS encoding HEAT repeat domain-containing protein, whose protein sequence is MADRYEPTSNFLKAVIAEEVPLSGTAFADANMRQLVAMTQDGDLSNRDWATMLLASEEADTPEIREALLSAANDENDVVRAEALLGLAKRDRTLALPFVLKALSGEQASVPVFEAAELIADPVLVEVLRPWTEPSDDVWLDQLILNALVACEKGTQTA
- a CDS encoding aminotransferase class I/II-fold pyridoxal phosphate-dependent enzyme, which translates into the protein MNAPQKTTMQIAQVDPFHAMAIGRLAYELQAEGRDVIHMEYGQPSTGAPAAAIAAAHKVLDSDPGGYWESPALLERIARHYAEAYGVTLDREQVILTCGASPAFVLALSSLFAPGARVALARPGYVAYRNTLKTLYLEPVEMPCGPAERYQVTAAALDALDPVPDGLILASPANPTGTVIAPEELAAIAEVCRRKGIRVVSDEIYHGLTYGDAAQSTLQHLPEAVVVNSFSKYYSMAGWRLGWLVVPPEVVTAARARMSNLFLTPSVLAQHAGLIAMDETAELEGHLHTYARNRELLLAALPRLGLSEIAPPDGAFYIYADIGHLTNDSLAFCRQLLRDTGVATAPGVDFDPVDGHRHFRMSFAVSTPRIEQAIERMAEWFAKR